A stretch of the Lactuca sativa cultivar Salinas chromosome 9, Lsat_Salinas_v11, whole genome shotgun sequence genome encodes the following:
- the LOC111888244 gene encoding ATP phosphoribosyltransferase 1, chloroplastic: MSLIQTSLQQCPAATTAFSQFLPSPSSHSSTKLSVRFTVSCCLSSSPMTSVNGNIDMQSSDRNEIRLGLPSKGRMATDTLDLLNDCQLSVRQLNPRQYVADIPQLSNVEVWFQRPKDIVRKLVSGDLDLGIVGLDTVSEFGQGNEDLILVHDELAYGDCRLSLAIPKYGIFEKINSVKELAQMTQWTAEKPLRVTTGFTYLSRKFLRENGLQNVVFSTADGALEAAPAMGIADAIVDLVSSGITLKENNLKEIEGGVLLESQAVLVASKKSLLGRKGLLDITHEILERFEAHLRALGQFTVVANMRGSSAEEVSERILSQPSLSGLQGPTVSPVFRKIDGEVKADYYAIVICVSKKQLYKFVQQLRAIGGSGVLVSPLTYIFDEETPRWRQLLSKLGL, translated from the exons ATGTCTCTTATTCAAACATCTCTGCAGCAATGTCCCGCCGCCACCACCGCTTTCTCACAGTTTCTTCCTTCTCCGTCATCACATTCGTCTACTAAACTTTCCGTCAGATTCACCGTCTCATGTTGCTTATCCTCGTCGCCGATGACTAGTGTTAATGGAAACATCGACATGCAATCCTCAGATAGGAATGAGATTAGATTAGGTTTGCCGAGTAAAGGTCGAATGGCCACCGATACGCTTGATCTTCTCAAT GATTGTCAATTATCTGTGAGGCAACTTAATCCTCGGCAATACGTTGCAGACATTCCTCAG CTTTCAAATGTAGAAGTCTGGTTTCAGCGCCCAAAAGACATCGTACGGAAACTGGTTTCAGGAGATTTAGATCTTGGTATTGTTGGTCTTGACACAGTTAGTGAATTTGGACAG GGAAATGAAGATCTAATCCTTGTTCATGATGAACTTGCATATGGAGATTGTCGTTTATCTCTTGCA ATTCCAAAGTATGGGATTTTTGAGAAAATTAATTCAGTGAAGGAACTAGCACAGATGACTCAATGGACTGCTGAAAAGCCTCTAAGAGTTACCACTGGTTTCACATAT tTGAGTCGTAAGTTTCTGAGAGAGAATGGGCTTCAGAATGTTGTTTTTTCAACTGCTGATGGGGCCCTGGAAGCAGCTCCTGCG ATGGGGATAGCTGATGCTATTGTGGATCTTGTTAGTAGTGGGATCACATTGAAAGAGAACAATCTCAAAGAAATTGAAGGCGGAGTTCTTCTAGAAAGTCAG gcTGTTCTTGTTGCTAGTAAGAAATCACTACTTGGGCGCAAAGGTTTATTGGACATCACACATGAAATTCTTGAAAGATTTGAAGCACATTTAAGGGCACTTGGTCAATTCACG GTGGTTGCCAACATGAGGGGAAGCAGTGCAGAGGAAGTATCCGAGCGAATTCTGAGCCAACCATCATTATCTGGACTTcag GGACCTACTGTAAGTCCAGTTTTCCGCAAAATTGATGGGGAGGTAAAAGCTGATTATTACGCAATTGTCATTTGTGTCTCCAAAAAGCAACTCTACAAATTCGTTCAGCAGCTAAGAGCT ATTGGAGGAAGTGGTGTTCTGGTGTCTCCTTTGACCTACATTTTTGATGAAGAAACTCCAAGATGGCgtcaacttctttcaaaacttgGTCTTTAA
- the LOC111888243 gene encoding WEB family protein At1g75720: MDQTQTLPENQPPPPPVDNIHHSPVDNSRPFRSVKEAVAVFGERFLATEVLYSSPSSKPFTLPKQETPIWKSTPENEENPSPTLMTTLKKLESELEETKRELNILKERESETEVALASLNAELHKNMSKIAKAEAEVAGKAVAAMRPSTTLGQVLNGGGEREKGGERKYVKERKVMKKKKPVVPLVTDLFTKKNNGKVKSSFLSPFYSSSPMYNWN; the protein is encoded by the coding sequence ATGGAtcaaacccaaaccctaccagaaaaccaaccaccaccaccaccggtgGACAACATCCACCACTCACCTGTAGACAACTCCCGCCCTTTCCGCTCAGTCAAGGAAGCTGTAGCTGTCTTTGGAGAACGGTTTCTAGCAACTGAAGTACTCTACTCATCACCATCATCAAAACCTTTCACCTTACCCAAACAAGAAACCCCAATTTGGAAATCTACACCGGAAAATGAAGAAAACCCATCTCCGACACTCATGACCACACTCAAGAAACTGGAGTCAGAGCTTGAAGAAACAAAGAGAGAGTTGAACATATTGAAGGAGAGAGAGTCTGAGACGGAGGTGGCTTTGGCTTCTTTGAATGCTGAGCTCCATAAGAACATGTCCAAGATAGCAAAAGCTGAGGCGGAGGTGGCCGGAAAAGCAGTGGCGGCAATGAGACCTTCCACCACTTTAGGCCAAGTGCTTAATGGTGGTGGTGAGAGAGAGAAGGGTGGAGAGAGAAAGTACGTGAAGGAGAGGaaagtgatgaagaagaagaagcctgTGGTTCCATTGGTGACTGATTTGTTTACAAAGAAGAACAATGGGAAGGTTAAGAGTTCATTTCTGAGTCCATTCTATTCATCGTCCCCAATGTATAATTGGAATTAA